AATCATTTTATAATTCTTATTATGCGGTAACTTTTAGCCATTTTTTTAAACTATTAAATCCATCCTGGAAGAACTGATTCATGACTCATGTACAGTAGAAGCATAAGCAATCAAATTAAGAGAAAAAATAACTAccaaaaaactaattaattatcAAATTCCCATTACATTTAAAGAGGAGACCTTCACAGCACTCTTGGTGTAGATAAAGAGCGAGCTACAGCATTTGCCAAAGCAACGGTGAAGCTGGGATCTTTAGTCAGGGATGCAACGTACTCTTCAACCTTAGAGTTGCAGTTTTTGTTGGTGTGATCTTCCATAAAACTTTGAGAAGGTTTTTCCTTGTCATCTATGGGGCTTGAGAGGTTAAGATCAAGGGCTAAACCTGGTTGAAAATGATTGCTTGTGACTGGACAAGAAATGCAACTTCTCGAGCTATCTGGAGAGTACATGGTGTGTCCAGGTGAACCGTTGGGATCATGGCTGTGTTCTCCTTCATAAGTTGCAACCAGTAATGATTTATCCTCCGCGCATCTTTGAACCTGAAACCTcatgtatttatatatatttcataAGATAAATCGCCAAGAAACACAATTGTTTAGAAAAAACTTGAGATCAATACCTTCTTTTTGACTGGGCAACCTGGAGCCATGGAACACCTGTAGTAAGCTCTAGGTGATGGATTATCTTTAGTAACCTTCTGGCCATACTTTCTCCATTGATATCCATCTTTTACAATCTAAAATTTCACACGTCTTCCCTCGTAAGTACCACAGATCCAATATATATACTATAATCAACAAAACTTCGATCGATCCACGCACAGACAACATCAATATATACATTCTTACCAGGCTCTTGTCTTCGGAGTCGGTTCTGACAAAGATTTGTGAAGGCTTTGCCATGGGAATCTCAATCCTCGGTTTCTTGATCGGGTCATAGACCTCATGATAGTAGTATGAAGCACCACTAAGTGGTGAGCAGCTACCAATTTCTTGAACCTTAAATTTCTTTTCTTGAACATGTGCTTGAAGGTCACTGAGCTTACTGCTCATAACTTCAAGCATAACCCTAAGGGTTTCATTCTCTTTCCGGGTACGTTCCAACTCATCTTGGAGAGCTTCCGCCTGAACAAAAATCATATCAGAAATGAAAAAATATACAACCCATTAATGGTAAAATCTAGCTTAGTTAATTTCCACTTGATTTCAAGCCCTAGCTAATGAGTATATGCTCATATAAAtcaaaaaatggaagagaagaagggTAAGTTACCTTAGCTTTGCAAGAGGAGTGACCATCCATGGGAAAAGGGTTTAAGAGGATTAATGAATTATAGGCAGGAGAAGGTTAGTATTGATAGCCAGAGGTGTTAATAGAAAAGAAATATGAGAGGGAGAAGCACTTATTTATAGGCAAGGAATATTCTAATGCAAAGGTTAG
The sequence above is a segment of the Hevea brasiliensis isolate MT/VB/25A 57/8 chromosome 11, ASM3005281v1, whole genome shotgun sequence genome. Coding sequences within it:
- the LOC110673911 gene encoding probable WRKY transcription factor 40, which encodes MDGHSSCKAKAEALQDELERTRKENETLRVMLEVMSSKLSDLQAHVQEKKFKVQEIGSCSPLSGASYYYHEVYDPIKKPRIEIPMAKPSQIFVRTDSEDKSLIVKDGYQWRKYGQKVTKDNPSPRAYYRCSMAPGCPVKKKVQRCAEDKSLLVATYEGEHSHDPNGSPGHTMYSPDSSRSCISCPVTSNHFQPGLALDLNLSSPIDDKEKPSQSFMEDHTNKNCNSKVEEYVASLTKDPSFTVALANAVARSLSTPRVL